The following coding sequences are from one Rathayibacter sp. SW19 window:
- a CDS encoding DUF1349 domain-containing protein, with protein sequence MDLGASVVGVSEPVAQQATVRTALDGTALDVSALDVSALDVTAAEGSDAWRTTAYGFVHDTEHALLAPFVHGSAVEVSFVADFDAQFDQAGVFVRIGEGSSGERNWVKAGVEFSDGMPQVGAVVTREASDWSVAPVPEWAGRRVTVRASWDLDALTIRARVDDEPFRLVRVVPLEPRVAASAGPFLCAPTRAGLTVRFTRWSVGEVDAALH encoded by the coding sequence GTGGACCTGGGCGCATCCGTAGTTGGCGTGAGCGAGCCGGTAGCGCAGCAGGCTACCGTGCGCACGGCGCTCGACGGCACGGCGCTCGACGTCAGTGCTCTCGACGTCAGTGCTCTCGACGTCACCGCGGCCGAGGGCAGCGACGCGTGGCGCACGACGGCGTACGGTTTCGTGCACGACACCGAGCACGCACTGCTGGCGCCGTTCGTCCACGGCAGTGCCGTCGAAGTGTCATTCGTCGCCGATTTCGACGCTCAGTTCGACCAAGCAGGCGTATTCGTGCGCATCGGTGAAGGCAGTAGTGGCGAGCGCAATTGGGTCAAGGCCGGTGTGGAGTTTTCCGACGGGATGCCGCAGGTCGGTGCGGTGGTGACGCGCGAGGCATCCGATTGGTCGGTGGCACCTGTGCCCGAGTGGGCCGGCCGGAGGGTCACCGTGCGGGCGAGCTGGGACCTCGACGCGCTCACGATCCGCGCCCGCGTCGATGACGAGCCGTTCCGGTTGGTGCGTGTGGTTCCGTTGGAGCCGCGAGTCGCGGCATCCGCAGGTCCGTTCCTGTGCGCGCCGACACGCGCCGGGCTGACCGTGCGTTTCACCCGGTGGAGCGTCGGCGAGGTGGATGCTGCGCTGCACTGA
- a CDS encoding RNA polymerase sigma-70 factor → MTGDAAANGTEQATETFVAHRNLLFTIAYEMLGSAADAEDVLQETWLRWVKVDLEQVRERRAYLVRITTRQALNRLRTLTRRKEAYVGPWLPEPLLTAPDVSENAELAENLSMAFMLVLETLSPTERAVFVLREAFDVGYDEIAAAVDKSPAAVRQIAHRARQHVDARRPREAVSARDTKLVLESFQHAVATGELQDFLDVLAPDVVLLSDGGGLKQAALRPIIGAEKIVRFFLGASAKAGAQLTTEPTVVNGQPALVVRVGGQLDGVLAVRIEDAGVTGLYYVRNPQKLTRVESEVMLTLQ, encoded by the coding sequence ATGACCGGCGACGCGGCAGCGAATGGTACTGAGCAAGCGACCGAGACCTTCGTCGCGCACCGTAACCTGCTGTTCACCATCGCATACGAGATGCTCGGATCGGCCGCGGACGCCGAAGATGTGCTCCAGGAAACCTGGTTGCGGTGGGTCAAGGTCGATCTGGAGCAGGTGCGCGAGCGGCGCGCCTACCTCGTGCGCATCACCACCCGGCAAGCATTGAACCGGCTGCGCACGCTCACGCGCCGCAAGGAAGCGTATGTCGGCCCATGGCTGCCTGAACCGCTGCTGACCGCTCCGGACGTGTCCGAAAATGCCGAACTCGCCGAGAACCTGTCCATGGCGTTCATGCTCGTGCTCGAGACGTTGTCACCGACCGAACGCGCCGTGTTCGTGCTGCGCGAAGCGTTCGATGTGGGCTATGACGAGATCGCGGCCGCGGTCGACAAGAGCCCCGCCGCGGTGCGGCAGATCGCGCATCGCGCCCGCCAGCATGTCGACGCCCGTCGCCCGCGCGAGGCTGTGTCGGCACGCGACACGAAGTTGGTCTTGGAGTCGTTCCAGCACGCCGTAGCCACTGGAGAGCTGCAGGACTTCCTCGACGTGCTCGCCCCCGACGTTGTTCTGCTGAGCGATGGTGGCGGCCTCAAGCAAGCTGCTCTGCGCCCGATCATCGGTGCCGAGAAGATCGTGCGCTTCTTCCTCGGCGCCTCCGCCAAAGCGGGGGCCCAGCTCACCACCGAGCCGACCGTGGTGAATGGTCAGCCTGCGCTGGTCGTGCGTGTCGGCGGCCAGCTTGACGGCGTCTTAGCGGTGCGCATCGAAGATGCCGGCGTTACCGGCCTCTACTATGTGCGCAACCCGCAGAAGCTGACCCGCGTCGAATCCGAGGTCATGCTCACCCTGCAGTGA